GCCTCGTCATCGCGGGCGGCTACGACCGCGTCGTCGACTGAGGCAACGCTCACGCAACGCAGAACCCTTATTCGCGCGGCCGCCGACGCTCCAATATGCGTATCGCCCTACTCGGCGGCACGGGAGACATCGGCGAAGGCCTCGCGCTCCGCTGGGCCTACGATACCGACCACGAGATCCTCATCGGCTCGCGCGACCCCGAGAAGGCCCGCGCGAAGGCCGAGGAGTACGAGACCGAACTCGACAGCCGCGGCCTCGAACGCACCG
This genomic interval from Salifodinibacter halophilus contains the following:
- a CDS encoding NAD(P)-binding domain-containing protein → MRIALLGGTGDIGEGLALRWAYDTDHEILIGSRDPEKARAKAEEYETELDSRGLERT